One stretch of Tistrella mobilis DNA includes these proteins:
- a CDS encoding acyl-CoA dehydrogenase family protein, which translates to MDLSYSAEQDMLRDSVARVMRDAGSFADRQKRVARAWQAGAAAAEARAAHAGPHWQRFAELGWLAVPFAEADGGIGGGAVDFGIVMEGIGRALAIEPLLPTVLAARLVAALGDAAQKAGWLAPALDGRRRLAFAFAERQARYDLTDCATTARQADDGWVLDGRKAVVIGGHAADGFVVVARSACGRTDAEGLSLFLVEADAPGVEVIAYRTNDATGAADLVLNGAALPADALLGTAGAAAGPIEATIDFAIAAVAAEAVGAMAALCEQTLDYLKTRKQFGRPLGDNQVLQHRMVDMVIATEEARSAALHGALMAEDPDPAARSRALSLTKIEIGRTATKVGQEAVQLHGAMGVTAELAIGHYFKRLTAIAASFGDADWHIRRIARIDAAAPIRGLNRPAA; encoded by the coding sequence ATGGATCTGAGCTACAGCGCCGAGCAGGACATGCTTCGTGACAGCGTGGCGCGCGTGATGCGCGACGCCGGTTCCTTCGCCGATCGTCAGAAACGGGTTGCCCGGGCCTGGCAGGCGGGTGCCGCCGCCGCCGAGGCCCGCGCCGCCCATGCCGGGCCGCATTGGCAGCGCTTCGCCGAACTGGGCTGGCTGGCGGTGCCCTTCGCCGAGGCCGATGGCGGCATCGGCGGCGGTGCGGTCGATTTCGGCATCGTGATGGAAGGCATCGGCCGGGCGCTGGCCATCGAGCCGCTGCTGCCCACCGTGCTGGCGGCGCGGCTGGTGGCGGCGCTGGGCGATGCGGCGCAGAAGGCCGGCTGGCTGGCCCCGGCGCTCGACGGCCGCCGGCGCCTCGCCTTCGCCTTCGCCGAGCGCCAGGCCCGCTATGACCTGACCGACTGCGCCACCACCGCCCGGCAGGCGGATGACGGCTGGGTTCTGGACGGGCGCAAGGCGGTGGTGATCGGCGGCCATGCCGCCGACGGTTTCGTGGTGGTCGCCCGCAGCGCCTGCGGCCGCACCGACGCCGAGGGGCTGTCGCTGTTCCTGGTAGAAGCCGACGCACCGGGCGTGGAGGTGATCGCCTATCGCACCAACGACGCCACCGGCGCCGCCGATCTGGTGCTGAACGGGGCGGCCCTGCCCGCAGATGCCCTGCTGGGCACAGCCGGTGCCGCCGCCGGCCCGATCGAGGCCACGATCGATTTCGCCATCGCCGCGGTCGCCGCCGAAGCGGTGGGGGCGATGGCGGCACTCTGCGAGCAGACGCTCGACTATCTGAAAACCCGCAAACAGTTCGGCCGGCCGCTGGGCGACAATCAGGTTCTGCAGCACCGCATGGTCGACATGGTGATCGCGACCGAAGAGGCGCGCTCGGCGGCACTTCATGGCGCGCTGATGGCCGAAGACCCCGATCCGGCGGCCCGGTCGCGGGCCCTGTCGCTCACCAAGATCGAAATCGGCCGCACCGCGACGAAGGTGGGCCAGGAGGCGGTGCAGCTGCACGGCGCCATGGGTGTCACCGCGGAGCTGGCGATCGGCCATTATTTCAAGCGCCTGACCGCAATCGCCGCCAGTTTCGGCGATGCCGACTGGCATATCCGGCGCATCGCCCGCATCGACGCCGCCGCCCCCATCCGCGGCCTGAACCGACCCGCGGCCTGA